The DNA segment TTATTCTAGGGCAGTAATGGTATATTTCTATCCATTTTGCTGGTATGTAGTTTAATTCGTCTTCTGACATTTTATATTTCACATTAATATTTCGCTTTCTTCGCCTTTGTAGGGTTTGCCTAGCTCTATTTTCTGTGATAAATCCGGTTTGCAGATAATGTATATTTGAATGTTGTTTTCTGTGTTTTTCACGATTTCTTTTAAGGCGGCGGCTAATTCTTTTCTTAGTGAGTTTGATATTTCGCCTAGAAAAGCGCTTTTTTGAACTCTTATTAACCCGTATTTTTTGCATGCGTTAGCTGCGGCTAAGCGTAGATCATTTTCAGATATATCATATATAACTAATGTGAACATTTAGATCACAATATAAATGGTTTATACTCTTGTCTCCCCATAATATATTCGCCTATTCTCCTAGCTTGTAAAAATATATGGTCTTGTATAGGTAGAGAGCGGTTTAAGAATGTTACTTTAGTGTTGATTCGCTCAGTGTATAGTTTATATAGCATTAGACGCGCTTCGCGTTTAAGTCTGTTGTTTTCTAATATGTTATCTAGTTTTCTTTCGAAAACAGCTTTGAAAACCACGCGATCGACGATTTGCTGTCGGAATTCCTCCATTAAATCCATTGCTAAAGCGGGTCTTCTAGGGGTGTCTGCGTGAAGAAAACCTGCGTATGGGTCTAATCCGCATAGCTCAAGGTATAGGCTGCATTCGCCGCCTAATATTGTATATAAGTAGTTTAGTGAGATGTTAACTGGGTCTGTGGGGTTTTCGAATCTTTTCTTTCTTCCAGGGAATTCTATTACTTTTGATAGTGGTTTGGGGAGTATACCCCAGTATAATTTAGCGGCTTCCGCTTCTAGATTAATAATTGACTGGATGTTTTTTTCCGTTTTTTCAGCTCCTAATTTAATGATTTGTTCGCTTATCTGTTTTATTTCCCTGGCTACTTTGTATAATTCTTTAGATAATTGAGGGTCGCTTATAGTTCTGTTTTTAGCCATTGAATAAAGTATGCTGTACTGGTTTAGGGTTTTACCCTGCGCGAATAAGCTGGCTAGTTTAATGCCTTTAACTGTTTCTTTGAGTTTATACTGGTTTTTTCTTAATTCTATGGAGCCGGTTATAAAGCTTTTACATATTGAAATAGGGTAGCCTAAAGGGGAGTAGAATATTATAGGGATGTTATGTTTAGCTAAAAGTTTTACTAGAGCCGATGAGAATGAGGCTCCACGTGTTAAAACTATTATAAAATTTATTTTAGGTATAGGAACCTCTAATATTTTTTCACCGCTCTTGTAGACGGTGATCATACCGTTTTTTGTGCCGATAAATGAGCCGGGTTCATTTACAACTAATCTCATTTAATCTAATAATAATTGTTTAATTTATTATTAAGTTTATTCTCCTTTATGACAGATTTGATAGTAAGGGCAGTAATCAGGGCATTTCGCTGGCATGCCTGGGTCGTTTCCCTCCTCTACGATTTGCGTGGCTTCATCTCTTATCTCTATGAATTCTCTTCTCAACTCGTCTCCTACGATGAAATATTTGGTTATGAAGGAGGGTGTTTTTCGATCAAATTTTAAGTATACGATGAAACCGTAGTCCATTGGCGTGTTTTCACCGCATTCGGTGGCTAGCGCGTATCCTGCAGCTGTTAAAGGATGGAATTTTCGCATCTCCCCTGTTTTAATATCGATTATCGCGTTGTAAGGCGTGTATACGTCCACGCTTAACTCGCTAGAAAGGCCTATGAAGGCTCCGTCAACTTTTCTTTCAGCCACCGGGGGAATTGTGATGTTAACGATGGAGTCTGATTCAGCGAACCTGTATTTTGAAAGAGTTTGATCATACTTAGCTGAAGCTTGAATCACTAGAAAATTATATGTAGCCACGCATTTTTTATGTAGTTCCTGTCTCTTATCCGAATCTAATTTGCATATAACGTTTTCAGACTTGTTTATTGAGTTCTCCGCGATCTCAGTGTTTTTTACAATTAACTCGTTTAGTAGGTCTAAACCTGTGGCTTCCGGATTATTATAAATGAATTTTTTCACTTCGAAGAAAACATTTTTAATCACTTCATGTAACGCTACACCCGTAACCATTTTAATGTTAGCTGGCGGTTTAACGTTTAAAACGCGTTTAAGGTAAATATCTCTAAGAGTTTCACAATATCGCGCAGCAAGCTCCCCTACACCGAATCTAATAGT comes from the Candidatus Odinarchaeum yellowstonii genome and includes:
- the cas1 gene encoding CRISPR-associated endonuclease Cas1; this translates as MRLVVNEPGSFIGTKNGMITVYKSGEKILEVPIPKINFIIVLTRGASFSSALVKLLAKHNIPIIFYSPLGYPISICKSFITGSIELRKNQYKLKETVKGIKLASLFAQGKTLNQYSILYSMAKNRTISDPQLSKELYKVAREIKQISEQIIKLGAEKTEKNIQSIINLEAEAAKLYWGILPKPLSKVIEFPGRKKRFENPTDPVNISLNYLYTILGGECSLYLELCGLDPYAGFLHADTPRRPALAMDLMEEFRQQIVDRVVFKAVFERKLDNILENNRLKREARLMLYKLYTERINTKVTFLNRSLPIQDHIFLQARRIGEYIMGRQEYKPFIL
- the cas2 gene encoding CRISPR-associated endonuclease Cas2; its protein translation is MFTLVIYDISENDLRLAAANACKKYGLIRVQKSAFLGEISNSLRKELAAALKEIVKNTENNIQIYIICKPDLSQKIELGKPYKGEESEILM
- the cas4a gene encoding type I-A CRISPR-associated protein Cas4/Csa1, which translates into the protein MLILDKADIDKRIKLLRQELYQRPISDELRGWNYDKPPIQPFSETIRFGVGELAARYCETLRDIYLKRVLNVKPPANIKMVTGVALHEVIKNVFFEVKKFIYNNPEATGLDLLNELIVKNTEIAENSINKSENVICKLDSDKRQELHKKCVATYNFLVIQASAKYDQTLSKYRFAESDSIVNITIPPVAERKVDGAFIGLSSELSVDVYTPYNAIIDIKTGEMRKFHPLTAAGYALATECGENTPMDYGFIVYLKFDRKTPSFITKYFIVGDELRREFIEIRDEATQIVEEGNDPGMPAKCPDYCPYYQICHKGE